The Hydrogenobacter hydrogenophilus genome has a window encoding:
- a CDS encoding YgfZ/GcvT domain-containing protein: protein MKGILLERRKIKVYGKQGKILPKGIQEEHTAFLHNLLSNDIKGMKESSLSYNLWLRQNGTPIEDFFVYKLSDHYILDTEGDVKNILEEFNKLKLSMRVYFEDLTERLSHAFIFGEGAGKFVEEFFGMSFEDGQVRELNGLIVAKNNMRLREEGYDILGSREKLEEILNRVGRITPQEFEDIRIEKLIPRIRKELREGFSPLEAGLLSYAISLTKGCYVGQEAIARVYYRGRTPRTLAKFEVKNVKEGDKIREDNKDIGLITSVNSKGDKALGYILRAKAQIGKTLPCGAGEVKLLEVVS, encoded by the coding sequence ATGAAAGGCATTCTGCTTGAGAGACGTAAAATAAAGGTTTATGGAAAGCAAGGTAAGATTTTACCTAAAGGTATTCAAGAAGAACATACTGCCTTTTTGCACAACCTTTTGAGCAACGACATAAAGGGTATGAAGGAGAGTAGCCTTTCTTACAACCTGTGGCTAAGACAGAACGGGACGCCTATAGAGGACTTTTTCGTTTACAAGTTAAGCGACCACTACATACTGGACACAGAAGGAGATGTAAAAAACATATTAGAAGAGTTTAATAAGCTCAAGCTTTCCATGAGGGTTTACTTTGAAGACTTAACAGAAAGACTTAGCCACGCTTTTATCTTTGGTGAAGGTGCAGGAAAGTTTGTAGAAGAATTTTTTGGGATGTCTTTTGAGGATGGACAGGTCAGAGAGTTAAATGGACTGATAGTAGCCAAAAACAACATGCGCTTGAGAGAAGAAGGATATGACATACTCGGGAGTAGAGAAAAGTTAGAAGAAATACTCAACCGCGTAGGTAGGATAACCCCACAAGAGTTTGAAGATATAAGAATAGAAAAGCTAATCCCTCGCATAAGGAAGGAGCTAAGGGAGGGCTTTTCTCCTTTAGAAGCAGGACTGCTTTCTTATGCTATAAGCCTTACAAAAGGCTGTTATGTGGGACAGGAAGCTATAGCGAGGGTGTATTACAGAGGTAGAACCCCAAGAACTCTGGCAAAGTTTGAGGTAAAGAATGTTAAGGAAGGTGACAAAATTAGAGAAGATAACAAGGATATAGGCTTGATCACTTCTGTCAATTCTAAGGGAGATAAAGCACTGGGATACATTCTAAGGGCAAAGGCGCAAATAGGTAAAACCCTCCCCTGCGGTGCAGGAGAGGTTAAGCTTTTAGAAGTAGTTTCTTAG
- a CDS encoding DUF2325 domain-containing protein — MKLVVLGGHDRLRSRATKLAKKYNLTVKFINQETQQNIDSALACADFVIIFTSLSGHNMVKLAKRYAKDRCIFCNSHGVCTLEKKIKELIKLYECTNLGKEGSEKKPKNL; from the coding sequence ATGAAACTCGTAGTTCTTGGAGGTCATGATAGGCTAAGGTCAAGAGCGACAAAGTTAGCAAAAAAGTACAACCTGACTGTGAAGTTCATAAATCAGGAAACACAACAGAACATAGACAGTGCTCTGGCGTGCGCAGACTTTGTAATAATCTTCACTTCCCTTAGTGGACACAACATGGTCAAACTCGCCAAAAGGTATGCAAAAGACAGGTGCATTTTTTGCAACTCTCACGGAGTTTGTACCTTAGAAAAAAAGATAAAAGAACTGATAAAATTGTATGAATGCACAAACCTTGGGAAGGAAGGTTCAGAGAAAAAACCGAAGAATTTGTAG
- the argH gene encoding argininosuccinate lyase has protein sequence MHKPWEGRFREKTEEFVEEFTQSVSFDRRLAEEDIRQNLAHIKTLLKAGILTKQEAHLLEKHLLDILKEVQEGSFPFRKELEDVHMNIEAELIKRAGEIGGKLHTGRSRNDQIATDERLYIKREIKECVILLKNLRKELVRLAENSIDIIVPAYTHLQRAQPIRLSHYFLAYREMFLSDELRLINAYRLADASPLGSGAVAGVDFPFDRFFTAQELGFRSLVRNSMYATSDRDYLLDTLYACAVIGMHLSRLSEDLILWSTQEFSFVELPDRLCTGSSIMPQKKNPDVLELIRGKTGRLYGNLMSLLTTLKGLPTAYNRDLQEDKEPLFDSIDTTKKCIEAMNLILEGLSVKADRTTPPFGDPMTATDIANYLVMKGIPFREAHRIVGNLIAYAISQGKNLGDLSLREFKEFSELFEEDVFELLDPRVVVDRRKTYGGTSKQEVIRQIQIAKREEGVR, from the coding sequence ATGCACAAACCTTGGGAAGGAAGGTTCAGAGAAAAAACCGAAGAATTTGTAGAGGAATTTACCCAATCAGTAAGTTTTGACAGAAGACTTGCGGAAGAAGACATACGGCAAAATCTTGCTCATATAAAGACTCTTTTAAAAGCAGGTATACTTACAAAGCAGGAAGCACATCTTCTTGAAAAGCACCTTCTGGACATATTAAAAGAGGTGCAAGAGGGGAGCTTTCCCTTCAGAAAAGAGTTAGAGGATGTGCATATGAATATAGAAGCAGAGCTTATAAAGAGAGCAGGTGAAATTGGCGGAAAACTCCACACGGGTAGGTCAAGGAATGACCAGATAGCTACAGACGAAAGACTTTATATAAAGAGGGAAATAAAGGAATGTGTGATCCTGCTTAAAAACCTCAGAAAAGAACTTGTAAGGCTTGCGGAAAACTCCATAGATATAATAGTACCTGCCTATACACATCTGCAGAGAGCTCAACCTATAAGGCTTTCTCACTACTTTTTGGCGTACAGAGAGATGTTTTTAAGCGATGAACTAAGACTAATAAACGCTTACAGGCTTGCTGATGCATCACCTTTGGGTTCTGGTGCCGTTGCGGGAGTTGACTTTCCCTTTGATAGGTTCTTTACCGCTCAGGAGCTTGGCTTTAGGTCATTGGTGAGAAACTCCATGTATGCCACATCAGACAGAGATTACTTACTGGATACTCTCTATGCGTGTGCAGTAATAGGCATGCACCTCTCCAGACTTTCGGAAGACCTTATCTTGTGGTCTACGCAAGAGTTTAGCTTTGTGGAACTTCCTGATAGGCTCTGCACTGGTAGTTCCATAATGCCTCAGAAAAAAAACCCAGATGTGTTGGAGCTCATAAGAGGCAAGACGGGAAGACTTTACGGAAACCTCATGTCTCTTCTGACCACTCTAAAGGGACTCCCTACCGCCTATAACAGAGACCTGCAGGAGGATAAAGAGCCCCTATTTGATAGTATTGACACTACAAAAAAGTGTATAGAAGCTATGAACCTTATCCTTGAAGGCTTAAGCGTAAAAGCGGATAGAACAACACCTCCCTTTGGAGATCCCATGACCGCCACAGATATTGCCAACTACCTTGTGATGAAGGGAATACCCTTTAGGGAAGCTCACCGTATTGTGGGGAATCTAATAGCTTATGCAATATCTCAGGGGAAAAACCTCGGTGATCTGAGCCTGAGGGAGTTTAAGGAGTTTTCAGAACTTTTTGAAGAAGATGTCTTTGAGCTTCTTGACCCTCGTGTGGTTGTAGATAGAAGAAAAACATACGGAGGCACATCAAAACAAGAAGTTATAAGACAGATACAGATAGCCAAAAGAGAAGAAGGTGTTAGGTAA
- the hisC gene encoding histidinol-phosphate transaminase: MISDRIKKLSPYKTETAQAKIRLSSNELPLHLPEDVRIRIAQEVSKIPINKYPDPNASELKEVLSEHLKVKEENIVLGNGSDELIYYLSVAVGEPNRGVFYPVPTFPMYEISAKVFGRERVEVPLDENMDIDLPLSLNAIKTHSPVLAFISYPNNPTGMCFTQSKIESIRQEGLFTVIDEAYFHFSKKTFLEDAIKREDTVVLRTLSKIGMAGLRVGILIAKEEIAYEINKMRLPFNITYPSQVIARLMLTEFYPLIEESINTVIKERDRLFGELSQMEGIEVFPSDANFILFRSNFPAERLYKELLVRGVLVRNVSYLPRLERCLRVSVGLPQENDAFLEALEDSLKSFT; this comes from the coding sequence GTGATAAGCGATAGAATAAAGAAACTATCTCCTTATAAAACGGAAACTGCACAAGCAAAGATCAGGTTATCTTCTAACGAGCTACCCCTACATCTACCTGAAGATGTGCGCATCAGAATAGCCCAAGAGGTATCAAAAATTCCCATAAACAAGTATCCAGATCCAAACGCCAGCGAGCTCAAAGAAGTCTTATCCGAGCACCTAAAGGTGAAAGAAGAAAACATAGTTTTGGGAAACGGCTCTGATGAACTCATTTACTACCTTAGTGTAGCAGTAGGTGAGCCAAACAGGGGAGTGTTTTATCCTGTTCCTACTTTTCCCATGTACGAGATATCCGCAAAAGTTTTTGGAAGAGAGAGGGTAGAAGTACCCTTAGATGAAAACATGGACATAGATCTGCCCTTATCTCTTAATGCTATCAAGACACACTCCCCTGTACTTGCTTTTATATCCTATCCTAATAACCCAACGGGTATGTGCTTTACCCAAAGCAAGATAGAGAGTATAAGACAAGAGGGACTTTTCACGGTGATTGATGAGGCTTACTTTCACTTCTCAAAGAAAACCTTTTTAGAAGACGCTATAAAGAGAGAGGATACTGTGGTCCTAAGAACACTTTCCAAAATAGGTATGGCTGGGTTAAGAGTGGGCATTCTTATAGCAAAAGAAGAGATTGCTTACGAAATAAACAAGATGAGACTGCCTTTTAACATTACCTATCCTTCCCAAGTGATAGCTCGCCTTATGCTCACTGAGTTCTACCCACTTATAGAAGAGAGCATAAACACGGTTATCAAAGAAAGAGATAGGCTTTTCGGAGAGCTCTCTCAGATGGAAGGCATAGAGGTTTTTCCATCAGATGCCAACTTCATACTCTTTAGGTCTAACTTCCCTGCAGAGAGGCTTTATAAGGAGCTTTTAGTTAGGGGCGTTCTTGTCAGAAATGTCTCTTATCTTCCCAGATTAGAAAGGTGTTTAAGGGTAAGCGTTGGGCTTCCACAAGAAAACGATGCTTTTCTTGAAGCATTAGAAGATTCTTTGAAAAGTTTTACCTAA
- a CDS encoding ChaN family lipoprotein, whose product MFLKVLALLLTVFFIADNRDFEKLIEEADIIYIPEEHTSESDHHFQLKVIKHMYTKGYKLVIGMEMFQQSFQKYLDDYVDGKISEEEMLEKSQYRKRWGYEPSLYSSIWRFAREKGIRLYALNVPSELLEEVRLYGVQKVENPIIPKPLIQQKEEEKEDLLKVLESHPKVDEKSFLEVQNLWDNVMAYAIVRIIKENPNTKVVVLAGRGHIGRMDMGIPYRVKKLDPSLKQVILAPKSCFPLSQGSGTSQGM is encoded by the coding sequence ATGTTCTTAAAGGTTTTAGCGCTTCTATTAACAGTTTTTTTCATAGCGGATAACAGAGATTTTGAAAAGCTTATAGAAGAAGCAGATATTATTTACATACCTGAAGAGCATACTTCTGAAAGCGATCATCACTTTCAACTGAAGGTTATTAAACACATGTATACCAAAGGATACAAACTTGTCATAGGAATGGAAATGTTTCAACAGAGCTTTCAGAAATATTTAGATGATTATGTAGATGGAAAGATATCTGAGGAAGAGATGCTTGAAAAAAGTCAGTATAGAAAAAGATGGGGATATGAACCCTCCCTTTACTCTTCCATATGGAGGTTTGCCAGAGAGAAGGGTATAAGGCTTTATGCCCTGAATGTACCCTCGGAGCTTCTTGAAGAGGTAAGACTCTACGGTGTCCAAAAAGTGGAAAATCCCATCATACCCAAACCCCTTATACAGCAGAAAGAAGAAGAAAAGGAGGATCTTCTCAAAGTGTTAGAGTCCCATCCTAAGGTGGACGAAAAGTCTTTCCTTGAAGTTCAAAACCTGTGGGACAATGTTATGGCTTACGCTATAGTCAGGATCATAAAAGAAAATCCCAACACAAAGGTGGTAGTACTTGCAGGCAGGGGACACATAGGAAGAATGGATATGGGCATACCTTACAGGGTAAAAAAATTAGACCCTTCTTTGAAACAGGTCATACTCGCACCTAAGAGTTGTTTTCCACTATCACAGGGTAGTGGGACTTCTCAAGGGATGTAA